A genome region from bacterium includes the following:
- a CDS encoding SRPBCC family protein yields MSSTTIRRHVKAPRERVYRAIIDADDIAKWMFPEGMTIRIYAFDARVGGKFRISLTYDDPAAVGKSNAHTDTYHGRFVELEPNEKVVEVVEFETDNPAMQGEMTVTITLADTDGGTEILAIHDGLPPGLSPADNETGWNMSLDNLARLVETD; encoded by the coding sequence ATGAGTTCGACGACGATCCGCCGCCATGTGAAAGCCCCGCGCGAGCGCGTTTACCGCGCCATCATCGACGCGGACGACATCGCGAAGTGGATGTTTCCCGAAGGCATGACGATACGCATCTATGCCTTTGACGCGCGCGTTGGCGGAAAGTTTCGCATCTCGCTGACGTACGACGATCCCGCCGCGGTCGGGAAATCGAACGCCCACACCGACACCTACCACGGCCGTTTCGTCGAACTCGAGCCGAACGAAAAAGTCGTCGAAGTCGTCGAGTTCGAGACGGACAATCCCGCGATGCAAGGCGAGATGACGGTCACGATCACCCTTGCGGATACGGACGGCGGCACGGAAATCCTCGCCATTCATGACGGGCTGCCGCCAGGTCTTTCGCCCGCGGACAACGAGACGGGCTGGAACATGTCGCTCGACAATCTCGCGCGTCTCGTCGAAACGGATTAA